From a region of the Streptomyces venezuelae genome:
- a CDS encoding SulP family inorganic anion transporter: protein MARSPRRDLLAGLAVAIVALPLALGFGVSSGLGAEAGLATAVVAGALAALFGGSNLQVSGPTGAMTVVLVPIIAQYGPGGVLAVGLMAGVLLIGLALLRAGQYMRYVPAPVVEGFTLGIACVIGLQQIPNALGVAKPEGEKVLLVAWRALVEFVAFPNWTAIGLSVGVAAVMLAGARWKPTVPFSIVAVIAATVIAQVFRLDEAAPIGDLPSGLPAPSLAFLKASEFGSLLAPAVAVAALAALESLLSATVADGMTVGQKHDPDKELFGQGIANLAAPLFGGVPATAAIARTAVNVRTGASSRLAALTHAAVLAVIVFAAAPLVSKIPLAALAGVLLATAIRMVEVGSLRAMAKATRSDAVVLVLTAAATLVLDLVYAVIIGLVVAGALALKAVANQARMEQVDFRPDLPGEHSDEEHALLAEYIVAYRIDGPLFFAGAHRFLLELSEVSDVKVVILRMARVTTLDATGALVLKDAVEKLNRRGIAVMTSGIRPGQRQALDAVGALDLLRLEGREYATTPEAIAGARKHLERAGLLPRTHHRPHRIRKAAR, encoded by the coding sequence ATGGCCCGCAGCCCCCGCCGGGACCTGCTGGCCGGGCTCGCGGTGGCGATCGTCGCCCTTCCCCTCGCGCTAGGGTTCGGGGTCTCCTCCGGTCTGGGCGCGGAGGCGGGGCTGGCCACCGCTGTGGTCGCGGGCGCGCTCGCCGCCCTGTTCGGCGGGTCGAACCTCCAGGTGTCCGGACCGACCGGTGCGATGACCGTCGTCCTGGTGCCGATCATCGCCCAGTACGGGCCTGGCGGTGTCCTGGCCGTCGGGCTGATGGCCGGCGTGCTCCTGATCGGTCTCGCCCTGCTGCGGGCCGGGCAATACATGCGGTACGTGCCGGCACCGGTGGTGGAGGGCTTCACCCTGGGGATCGCGTGCGTGATCGGCCTCCAGCAGATACCCAATGCCCTCGGGGTCGCCAAGCCGGAGGGCGAGAAGGTCCTGCTCGTGGCGTGGCGGGCGCTCGTGGAGTTCGTGGCCTTCCCGAACTGGACGGCGATCGGCCTCTCGGTGGGTGTCGCGGCAGTGATGCTGGCCGGGGCGAGGTGGAAGCCGACGGTCCCCTTCTCGATCGTCGCGGTCATCGCCGCGACCGTGATCGCGCAGGTCTTCCGTCTTGACGAGGCGGCCCCGATCGGTGACCTTCCCTCCGGGCTCCCCGCTCCGTCCCTGGCCTTCCTCAAGGCTTCCGAGTTCGGCTCGCTGCTGGCCCCGGCGGTCGCAGTCGCGGCGCTCGCCGCGCTGGAGTCCCTGCTGTCGGCGACCGTGGCGGACGGGATGACGGTGGGCCAGAAGCACGATCCGGACAAGGAACTGTTCGGGCAGGGCATCGCCAACCTCGCGGCTCCGCTGTTCGGCGGTGTGCCGGCCACCGCCGCGATCGCCCGCACGGCGGTCAACGTCCGCACCGGCGCCTCCTCCCGGCTGGCCGCGCTCACCCACGCCGCGGTGCTCGCGGTGATCGTGTTCGCCGCCGCCCCCTTGGTGTCGAAGATCCCTCTCGCCGCGCTGGCCGGCGTGCTTCTGGCGACGGCGATCCGCATGGTCGAGGTCGGATCGCTGCGCGCGATGGCGAAGGCGACCCGCTCGGATGCCGTCGTGCTCGTCCTGACCGCCGCGGCCACCCTGGTTCTCGACCTCGTGTACGCGGTGATCATCGGCCTCGTCGTCGCGGGAGCCCTCGCCTTGAAGGCGGTGGCGAACCAGGCCCGGATGGAGCAGGTCGACTTCCGCCCGGACCTGCCTGGCGAGCACAGCGACGAGGAACACGCCCTGCTCGCCGAGTACATCGTGGCCTACCGCATCGACGGACCGCTCTTCTTCGCCGGCGCCCACCGCTTCCTCCTCGAACTCTCCGAGGTCTCCGACGTGAAGGTGGTGATCCTGCGCATGGCGAGGGTGACCACCCTGGACGCCACCGGCGCCCTCGTCCTGAAAGACGCGGTCGAGAAGCTGAACCGGCGCGGCATCGCCGTCATGACCTCCGGTATCCGGCCCGGCCAGCGCCAGGCCCTGGACGCCGTCGGCGCCCTGGACCTGCTGCGCCTGGAGGGCCGTGAGTACGCCACCACCCCCGAGGCGATCGCCGGCGCCCGCAAGCACTTGGAGCGGGCAGGACTGCTGCCCCGTACGCACCACCGACCGCACCGCATCCGGAAGGCCGCACGATGA
- a CDS encoding pyridoxamine 5'-phosphate oxidase family protein, with translation MTVPADLRMIEVSGTEALWLLEGSAQGRLVYIQREVAVVRPATHVMEYGRLVVRAPVQAATIPGRALLTYQVDEIRSPAGTGWTVSAHGPADVIADPDEAAHYRRTLPGWAHGPHDTLLRLHPHSVSGFRLARTVNGVGR, from the coding sequence ATGACCGTCCCCGCCGACCTCCGCATGATCGAGGTCTCCGGCACCGAGGCTCTCTGGCTCCTCGAGGGCTCCGCCCAAGGCCGACTCGTCTACATCCAGCGGGAGGTGGCCGTCGTCCGCCCCGCCACACACGTGATGGAGTACGGACGCCTCGTCGTCCGGGCCCCCGTACAAGCCGCCACCATCCCCGGCCGGGCGCTGCTGACCTACCAGGTCGACGAGATCCGCAGCCCAGCCGGCACCGGCTGGACGGTCAGCGCCCACGGCCCGGCCGATGTCATCGCCGACCCAGACGAGGCCGCCCACTACCGGCGCACCCTGCCCGGCTGGGCCCACGGCCCCCATGACACCCTGCTGCGCCTGCACCCGCATTCCGTGTCCGGGTTCCGCCTGGCCCGCACCGTGAACGGGGTGGGCCGGTGA
- a CDS encoding ATP-binding protein produces MPHRHVLDVPAMGAAVRIARETTELVLVECGVGLRHPSVGPALLIVAELVTNAVRHAAVTSPMITVTYAHGPGGFAFAVHDRHPYHPALFGALATAPGSGLAMVVEMTMELGGTAVVRADTDGRGKAIWITLPL; encoded by the coding sequence ATGCCCCACCGGCACGTGCTGGACGTGCCGGCCATGGGGGCCGCCGTCCGCATCGCCCGCGAGACCACGGAGCTGGTCCTGGTGGAGTGCGGGGTGGGCCTTCGCCATCCGAGCGTCGGGCCGGCGCTGCTGATCGTGGCCGAGCTGGTGACCAACGCGGTCCGTCATGCCGCCGTGACGTCCCCGATGATCACGGTCACCTACGCGCACGGGCCGGGAGGATTCGCGTTCGCCGTCCACGACCGCCACCCCTACCACCCCGCCCTGTTCGGGGCGCTCGCCACCGCCCCGGGCAGCGGCTTGGCGATGGTGGTGGAGATGACGATGGAGCTCGGCGGCACCGCCGTCGTACGGGCGGATACGGACGGGCGTGGCAAGGCCATCTGGATCACCCTTCCCCTGTAA
- a CDS encoding STAS domain-containing protein: protein MTIEWRYTTRQDLGVLSLAGYLGADATDRFTGAIGWALARGTGPVILDLTGLLGWSAGGQIAVAQAARRLAESGRRLELAAIPADGSLVPDATCPPMPVHCDLAGALAAHGAPGTVKQWTTDDWPTSHSPEAPALT, encoded by the coding sequence ATGACGATCGAATGGCGCTACACCACTCGCCAGGACCTGGGCGTGCTGTCCCTGGCCGGGTACCTCGGCGCGGACGCCACCGACCGGTTCACCGGAGCGATCGGCTGGGCGCTCGCCCGGGGCACCGGACCGGTCATCCTGGACCTGACTGGTCTGCTGGGTTGGTCGGCCGGCGGGCAGATCGCCGTCGCCCAGGCCGCCCGCCGCCTCGCCGAGAGTGGACGCCGGCTCGAGCTCGCCGCGATCCCCGCGGACGGCTCGCTCGTCCCCGACGCGACCTGCCCGCCCATGCCCGTCCACTGCGACCTCGCCGGCGCCCTGGCCGCCCACGGTGCCCCGGGCACGGTCAAGCAGTGGACCACCGACGACTGGCCCACCTCGCACTCTCCCGAGGCACCCGCCCTCACCTGA
- a CDS encoding alkylphosphonate utilization protein: MGDIIFKDSNGTVLEDGDSVTLTKDLKVKGTSETLKRGTLVKNIRLTSRPGEVECNTKKVKGLVLKTEFLKKA, translated from the coding sequence ATGGGCGACATCATCTTCAAGGACTCCAACGGCACCGTCCTGGAGGACGGGGACTCGGTCACTCTGACCAAGGACCTGAAGGTCAAGGGCACCTCCGAGACCCTCAAGCGCGGCACCCTGGTCAAGAACATCCGCCTCACCTCTCGCCCCGGCGAGGTCGAGTGCAACACCAAGAAGGTCAAGGGCCTGGTCCTGAAGACCGAGTTCCTCAAGAAGGCCTGA
- a CDS encoding ArsR/SmtB family transcription factor → MSTPLYQLKAEFFKTLGHPVRIRVLELLAEREHAVAEMLPEVGVEAASLSQQLAVLRKSNLVVTRREGSSVYYALTDPEIVDLLRVARSILSGVLEGQAELLADLKASRHA, encoded by the coding sequence GTGAGTACACCGCTGTACCAGCTGAAGGCGGAGTTCTTCAAAACGCTGGGGCACCCGGTCCGCATCCGCGTCCTGGAACTCCTGGCCGAGCGCGAGCACGCGGTCGCCGAGATGCTGCCCGAGGTCGGGGTGGAGGCCGCGAGCCTCTCCCAGCAGCTGGCCGTGCTGCGCAAGTCCAACCTGGTGGTGACCCGCCGGGAGGGCTCGAGCGTGTACTACGCGCTCACCGACCCCGAGATCGTCGATCTCCTGCGGGTCGCCCGAAGCATCCTCTCCGGCGTTCTGGAGGGCCAGGCCGAACTACTGGCCGACCTCAAGGCCAGCCGCCACGCCTGA
- a CDS encoding DUF6126 family protein: MTDNLPEKDTATEHEKWKEKGVAMRAFFYIFGTHVFAGFIWLLFYLGQHAQK, encoded by the coding sequence ATGACGGACAACCTGCCCGAGAAGGACACGGCGACGGAGCACGAGAAGTGGAAGGAGAAGGGCGTTGCGATGCGGGCCTTCTTCTACATCTTCGGCACGCACGTGTTCGCCGGGTTCATCTGGTTGCTGTTCTACTTGGGGCAGCACGCCCAGAAGTGA
- a CDS encoding ATP-binding protein — MSEASVMARHPNGRPAVEVLKHVWTVPLVPGSVRAARERSERSLVSFGLESSSALFGAVLLVVSELVTNAVRHAQDSPDAEVTLHMAEHLLVVSVEDLDPRPIALADAGQTSGQGLRTVADLARTFGGDIRIQPSSGGHGKTVVVRFILPEGTP; from the coding sequence GTGTCCGAGGCGTCGGTGATGGCCCGGCACCCCAACGGCCGGCCTGCCGTCGAGGTGCTCAAGCACGTGTGGACGGTGCCGCTGGTGCCGGGTTCCGTGCGGGCCGCGCGCGAGCGCAGCGAACGGTCCCTCGTCTCCTTCGGGCTTGAGAGCTCCAGCGCCCTCTTCGGCGCCGTGCTCCTGGTGGTCAGCGAACTGGTGACCAACGCCGTCCGGCACGCTCAGGACTCCCCGGATGCGGAGGTGACTCTCCACATGGCCGAGCACCTGCTCGTGGTCTCGGTCGAGGACCTGGACCCGCGCCCGATAGCGCTGGCCGACGCCGGCCAGACCTCCGGGCAGGGGCTACGCACGGTGGCTGACCTGGCGCGCACGTTCGGCGGCGACATCCGTATCCAGCCTTCCTCCGGCGGGCACGGCAAAACGGTGGTCGTCCGCTTCATCCTGCCGGAAGGCACACCATGA
- a CDS encoding carbonic anhydrase: MSVDRDCESEVVLARRRMVRAGLSGALALGVGLAFGPSAASGARAGEAAVRRPRPAGPRQAWGELEAGNRRWRTFHERHPDRAGHVRRALVGGQHPFAVVLGCVDSRVPPELVFDQGLGDLLTVRSAGEVLDEAVLGTIAYGVLELGVPLIVVLGHQGRGAVAAAVHAEAGGELPAHIRYLADRIRPAIDHRLQGDARIDAAVTENVRRVRARLAAEPDLAARIADGCLAVVGTRYELTSQLVRKVP; this comes from the coding sequence ATGAGTGTCGATCGTGACTGCGAATCCGAGGTGGTCCTCGCGCGGCGCCGAATGGTGCGTGCGGGGTTGAGCGGAGCCCTGGCGTTAGGGGTCGGGCTGGCGTTCGGGCCGTCAGCAGCCTCAGGCGCACGGGCCGGGGAGGCAGCTGTCCGCAGGCCGCGGCCTGCCGGGCCCCGGCAGGCGTGGGGCGAGCTGGAGGCGGGAAACCGGCGCTGGCGGACGTTCCACGAGAGGCATCCGGACCGCGCCGGGCATGTGCGCCGGGCGCTGGTGGGCGGGCAGCATCCGTTCGCCGTGGTGCTCGGGTGCGTGGACTCGCGCGTGCCGCCGGAGTTGGTCTTCGACCAGGGGCTGGGCGATCTGCTGACCGTTCGGTCGGCGGGCGAAGTCCTGGACGAGGCAGTCCTGGGCACCATCGCCTACGGCGTGCTGGAACTGGGTGTCCCGCTGATCGTCGTCCTGGGGCATCAGGGGCGCGGGGCGGTCGCTGCGGCCGTGCACGCCGAGGCCGGCGGCGAACTCCCGGCGCACATCCGCTACCTGGCGGACCGGATCCGGCCGGCGATCGACCACCGGCTTCAGGGCGACGCCCGGATCGACGCGGCGGTCACCGAGAACGTCCGCCGGGTCCGGGCGCGCCTTGCCGCCGAGCCGGATCTCGCCGCCCGGATCGCCGACGGTTGCCTGGCCGTAGTCGGCACCCGCTACGAGCTGACCAGCCAGTTGGTGCGCAAGGTGCCCTGA
- a CDS encoding DUF305 domain-containing protein, with the protein MNTNRSRPRRAALAATAVAAGLVLAACGGDNTTNTAGSAPATATAPAPSEADRHNEADVAFAQGMIPHHRQAILMSDMVAAHGASPDVKALAEKIKKAQAPEIETMTGWLKAWGEKVPTGVGMDGMDHGDESGMPGMMDDQDMDRLGKARGNVFDTMFLTMMIDHHEGAIAMANTEKQQGVYGPAKALADDIITSQTAEITQMRSMLKTG; encoded by the coding sequence ATGAACACGAACCGATCCCGGCCGCGCCGGGCTGCCCTGGCGGCCACCGCGGTCGCCGCCGGACTGGTCCTTGCCGCGTGCGGCGGCGACAACACCACGAACACGGCCGGCAGTGCTCCGGCCACCGCGACCGCCCCGGCGCCGTCGGAGGCCGACCGGCACAACGAGGCGGACGTCGCCTTCGCGCAGGGGATGATCCCTCACCACCGCCAAGCCATCCTGATGTCCGACATGGTCGCCGCCCACGGCGCATCCCCCGACGTCAAGGCACTCGCAGAAAAGATCAAGAAGGCGCAGGCCCCGGAGATCGAGACCATGACCGGCTGGCTCAAGGCGTGGGGCGAGAAGGTCCCCACCGGCGTCGGCATGGACGGCATGGACCACGGCGACGAATCCGGCATGCCCGGGATGATGGACGACCAGGACATGGATCGGCTGGGCAAGGCCAGGGGCAACGTCTTCGACACCATGTTCCTGACCATGATGATCGACCACCACGAAGGCGCCATTGCCATGGCCAACACGGAGAAGCAGCAGGGCGTCTACGGCCCCGCCAAGGCCCTGGCCGACGACATCATCACCTCCCAGACAGCCGAAATCACCCAGATGCGCAGCATGCTCAAGACAGGCTGA
- a CDS encoding DUF6153 family protein, producing MTRHEPRTQPQPQPRPVPRLGALLVLALLIGLLGMHGLGTSAALPATGVTVHVSHHAAAAGPLYPCGDDGQRGPVPDAGHADQMCASPALPGAPGVAAPDTTPLSSMPGSLVFTQPAPSLSPVHQPAGGRAPPSLADLQVLRT from the coding sequence GTGACCCGTCACGAGCCCCGCACACAGCCGCAGCCGCAGCCGCGGCCAGTGCCGCGGCTCGGAGCGCTGCTCGTCCTCGCTCTCCTGATCGGGTTGCTCGGGATGCACGGTCTCGGCACCTCCGCCGCGCTGCCGGCGACGGGTGTGACGGTGCACGTGTCCCACCACGCGGCGGCCGCCGGCCCGCTGTATCCGTGCGGCGACGACGGGCAGCGGGGGCCGGTCCCGGACGCCGGTCATGCGGACCAGATGTGCGCTTCCCCGGCCCTGCCCGGTGCCCCCGGCGTCGCCGCACCGGATACCACGCCTCTCAGCAGCATGCCCGGCAGCCTCGTGTTTACCCAGCCTGCACCGTCGCTCTCACCGGTCCACCAGCCCGCCGGAGGGCGGGCGCCGCCCTCGCTCGCCGATCTCCAGGTCCTGCGGACGTAG
- a CDS encoding heavy metal translocating P-type ATPase gives MRHPRKHEPRDGGKERSTVVLDVRGMVRATQQNTVAAVLGRRPGVLDVEVNAVAQSATVVFDPRRTSLAELRGWVTECGYHCAGQSVPSHICDPMEEPDPPGVVEVVEATEAVPSAHAGHGPEGGPSPDEETGHGAHRGHAGMSMAAMVADMRNRFLVALVFSIPIVVWSPIGEEVFGWHVPVPFGLRQDVWALLLSLPVVFYSCSIFFVGAVRALRARTLDMMVLVAVAIGAGWLYSLVITLTGGGEVFYEAATVLASFVLLGHWFEMRARGGANDAVRALLDLAPPKALVLRDGETVEVATSEVVVGDLLLVRPGTKIATDGVVEDGESEVDESTVTGESLPVHKAPGSAVVGATLNTNGTLRIRATKVGADTALAQIVKLVQEAQNSKAPGQRLADRAAFWLVFVALVGGGLTLAVWLLATDRPFSSAMLFAITVVVITCPDALGLATPTAIMVGTGLGAKRGVLFKNAMALEASAGIQTVVMDKTGTLTKGEPEVTEVITAPGSDGHEVLRLVAAVERESEHPLAEAVVRHAESRGVEQVRARRFENVPGHGATAVVDGHRVAVGNLRLAEREGVFLGPLAARRDELAATGRTVVIAAVDGLAAALIAIADAPRETSASAVRELHALGVEVVMLTGDNRATAERIAQQLGIDTVIAEVLPGDKAATIAELQRGGRKVAMVGDGVNDAPALAQADLGIAIGAGTDVAIETADLVLMRSDPLDVPTALRIGRGTLRKMRQNLGWAIGYNAIALPIAAGVFEPATGLILRPEIAALSMSGSSVIVAVNALALKRLHLPGSTPPAPADADDRQAG, from the coding sequence ATGCGGCACCCGCGGAAGCACGAGCCGCGCGACGGGGGCAAGGAGCGCAGCACGGTGGTCCTGGACGTGCGGGGCATGGTCCGGGCCACTCAGCAGAACACCGTCGCTGCCGTGCTGGGCCGCCGGCCGGGTGTGCTGGACGTCGAGGTGAACGCGGTCGCGCAGTCGGCCACGGTCGTCTTCGACCCCCGCCGGACCTCCTTGGCCGAGCTGCGCGGCTGGGTCACCGAGTGCGGCTACCACTGCGCGGGCCAGTCGGTGCCGTCCCACATCTGCGACCCGATGGAGGAGCCGGATCCGCCCGGAGTGGTGGAAGTGGTGGAAGCGACCGAAGCCGTACCGTCCGCGCACGCGGGGCACGGGCCGGAGGGCGGACCGTCGCCTGACGAGGAGACGGGCCACGGAGCCCATCGCGGCCATGCGGGGATGTCGATGGCGGCCATGGTGGCCGACATGCGCAACCGCTTCCTCGTCGCGCTGGTCTTCTCCATTCCGATCGTGGTCTGGTCCCCGATCGGCGAGGAGGTCTTCGGCTGGCACGTGCCCGTGCCGTTCGGGCTCCGTCAGGACGTGTGGGCGCTCCTGCTGAGCCTGCCGGTGGTCTTCTACTCGTGCTCGATCTTCTTCGTCGGCGCCGTCCGGGCCCTGCGCGCCCGGACCCTGGACATGATGGTGCTGGTCGCGGTCGCCATCGGCGCGGGCTGGCTGTACTCCCTGGTCATCACGCTCACGGGCGGCGGAGAGGTCTTCTACGAGGCCGCCACCGTACTGGCGTCCTTCGTGCTGCTCGGCCACTGGTTCGAGATGCGCGCCCGCGGCGGCGCCAACGACGCCGTCCGTGCGCTGCTGGACCTCGCCCCGCCCAAGGCGCTCGTCCTACGGGACGGGGAAACGGTCGAAGTCGCCACCTCCGAGGTGGTCGTCGGGGACCTGCTGCTCGTCCGCCCAGGGACGAAGATCGCCACGGACGGGGTCGTGGAGGACGGCGAGAGCGAGGTCGACGAGTCGACGGTGACCGGGGAGAGCCTGCCGGTGCACAAAGCACCGGGCTCCGCCGTAGTCGGCGCCACCCTGAACACCAACGGAACCCTCCGGATACGGGCGACCAAAGTGGGCGCCGACACGGCACTGGCCCAGATCGTCAAGCTGGTCCAGGAGGCCCAGAACTCCAAGGCCCCCGGCCAGCGGCTCGCCGACCGGGCCGCGTTCTGGCTGGTCTTCGTCGCCCTCGTCGGCGGAGGACTCACCCTCGCCGTCTGGCTCCTGGCCACCGACCGGCCCTTCAGCAGCGCGATGCTGTTCGCGATCACCGTGGTCGTCATCACCTGCCCGGACGCTCTCGGCCTGGCCACTCCCACCGCGATCATGGTCGGCACCGGGCTGGGAGCCAAGCGAGGGGTCCTGTTCAAGAACGCGATGGCCCTGGAGGCGTCCGCCGGCATCCAGACCGTGGTCATGGACAAGACCGGCACCCTCACCAAGGGCGAACCGGAGGTCACCGAGGTGATCACCGCACCCGGCAGTGACGGACACGAGGTCCTGCGCCTGGTCGCGGCGGTCGAGCGGGAATCCGAGCACCCGCTGGCCGAGGCGGTCGTGCGCCACGCAGAATCGCGGGGCGTGGAGCAGGTGCGGGCCCGGCGGTTCGAGAACGTGCCCGGTCACGGGGCGACCGCCGTGGTGGACGGCCACCGGGTCGCCGTGGGCAACCTCCGGCTGGCCGAACGCGAGGGCGTGTTCCTCGGTCCGCTCGCCGCCCGGCGGGACGAGCTGGCAGCCACCGGCCGTACCGTCGTCATCGCCGCCGTCGACGGCCTGGCCGCCGCCCTGATCGCCATCGCCGACGCGCCGCGGGAGACCTCCGCGTCCGCCGTACGCGAACTCCACGCGCTCGGCGTCGAGGTCGTCATGCTCACCGGCGACAACCGGGCCACCGCCGAGCGGATCGCGCAGCAGTTGGGCATCGACACCGTCATCGCCGAGGTCCTGCCCGGCGACAAGGCAGCCACGATCGCAGAGCTCCAGCGCGGCGGCCGCAAGGTCGCCATGGTCGGCGACGGAGTCAACGACGCCCCCGCCCTCGCCCAGGCCGACCTCGGCATCGCCATCGGCGCAGGCACCGACGTCGCCATCGAGACCGCCGACCTCGTCCTGATGCGCTCCGACCCTCTCGACGTCCCCACCGCCCTGCGTATCGGCCGGGGCACGCTGCGCAAGATGCGCCAGAACCTCGGCTGGGCCATCGGCTACAACGCCATCGCCCTGCCCATCGCCGCCGGCGTCTTCGAGCCCGCCACGGGCCTCATCCTCCGCCCCGAGATCGCCGCCCTGTCCATGTCCGGATCCAGCGTCATCGTCGCCGTCAACGCCCTCGCCCTCAAGCGCCTCCACCTGCCCGGTTCGACCCCTCCGGCCCCAGCCGACGCAGACGATCGCCAGGCCGGTTAG
- a CDS encoding HSP18 transcriptional regulator encodes MTEAAEPTAPVTFLAAAAALETINQAVKDAQQASTSTSAAAPAAGPHPALASLLMLREVREQLAGWETGLIETARGQGASWADLAGPLGVASRQAAERRYLRMRPGKAGSTGEERVQATRDTRAADRRVDAWARDSAADLRRLAGQITALAGLPAGAEGAIGDLNQALAHNDTARLVRPLADTRPHLRPEDAELAERIDALTRHTDQLRRDTRDQRST; translated from the coding sequence ATGACCGAGGCCGCAGAGCCGACTGCACCCGTCACCTTCCTGGCCGCCGCCGCGGCACTGGAGACCATCAACCAGGCCGTCAAGGACGCGCAGCAAGCTTCCACAAGCACGTCGGCAGCGGCACCGGCCGCGGGCCCGCACCCGGCCCTGGCCTCACTGCTGATGCTCCGCGAGGTCCGCGAGCAGCTCGCCGGCTGGGAAACCGGCCTGATCGAAACCGCCCGCGGCCAGGGCGCCAGCTGGGCCGACCTCGCCGGCCCCCTCGGAGTCGCCAGCCGCCAGGCCGCAGAACGCCGCTACCTCCGAATGCGCCCCGGCAAAGCCGGAAGCACCGGCGAGGAACGCGTCCAGGCCACCCGTGACACCCGGGCCGCCGACCGCAGAGTGGACGCCTGGGCCCGCGACAGCGCCGCCGACCTGCGCCGCCTCGCCGGCCAGATCACCGCCCTGGCCGGCCTGCCCGCCGGCGCCGAGGGCGCCATCGGCGACCTGAACCAGGCCCTCGCCCACAACGACACCGCCCGCCTCGTGCGCCCCCTGGCCGACACCCGGCCCCACCTGCGGCCCGAGGACGCCGAGCTCGCCGAACGCATCGACGCCCTCACCCGCCACACGGACCAGCTTCGCCGGGACACCCGCGACCAGCGCAGCACGTGA
- a CDS encoding Hsp20/alpha crystallin family protein: MLMRTDPFREMDRIVQQLSGTSGTWSKPSVMPMDAYRDGDAYVIAFDLPGVSTEAIDIDVERNMLTVKAERRPVEKSDGVQMELSERPLGVFSRQIMLADTLDTERIEADYDAGVLTLRIPIAERAKPRKIAIGGDAGRKQISG, from the coding sequence ATGTTGATGCGCACTGACCCGTTCCGCGAGATGGACCGGATTGTCCAGCAGCTTTCGGGTACGTCGGGCACGTGGTCGAAGCCGTCCGTCATGCCCATGGACGCCTACCGCGACGGCGACGCGTACGTGATCGCCTTCGACCTGCCCGGTGTGAGCACCGAGGCGATCGACATCGACGTCGAGCGGAACATGCTGACCGTGAAGGCCGAGCGCCGGCCCGTGGAGAAGTCCGACGGCGTGCAGATGGAGCTCTCCGAGCGCCCTCTCGGTGTCTTCTCCCGTCAGATCATGCTGGCCGACACGCTCGACACCGAGCGCATCGAGGCCGACTACGACGCGGGTGTCCTGACCCTGCGGATTCCGATCGCCGAGCGCGCCAAGCCGCGGAAGATCGCCATCGGCGGCGACGCGGGCCGCAAGCAGATCTCCGGCTGA
- a CDS encoding DUF2267 domain-containing protein, with protein sequence MSMRREAFLDHVQERGEYRTREEAERAARVVLALLGAHLVGTVRAELAARLPETYALILLNPLQAAEPLSPERFVRATAAWIEGATEKTALWDIGAVLSTVAAAAGDTLMRDVLLQLPPGYDLLFGHPQPT encoded by the coding sequence ATGTCGATGCGCCGGGAAGCGTTCCTGGACCACGTCCAGGAACGCGGCGAGTACCGGACCCGGGAGGAAGCCGAACGCGCAGCCCGCGTCGTCCTCGCCCTGCTGGGCGCCCACCTGGTCGGCACCGTGCGGGCCGAGCTCGCCGCCCGGCTCCCCGAGACCTACGCCCTGATCCTCCTCAACCCCCTGCAGGCCGCGGAGCCGCTCTCCCCCGAACGCTTCGTCCGGGCCACCGCAGCCTGGATCGAAGGCGCCACCGAGAAAACGGCCCTGTGGGACATCGGCGCGGTCCTTTCCACCGTGGCCGCCGCAGCCGGAGACACCCTGATGCGGGACGTCCTGCTCCAGCTCCCGCCCGGCTACGACCTCCTCTTCGGCCACCCCCAGCCCACCTGA